Proteins encoded in a region of the Paenibacillus pedocola genome:
- a CDS encoding winged helix-turn-helix transcriptional regulator, protein MNEFEMCPRFEKAVDVLSKRWVALIVFVLMQGPRRFGEIESCLSNLSGKVLSDRLKEMENEGIIQRTVYPEMPVRIEYSLTPKGTALAPILGEIGNWSSDWIELGVKQ, encoded by the coding sequence ATGAATGAATTCGAGATGTGTCCACGCTTTGAGAAAGCGGTAGACGTGCTTAGCAAACGCTGGGTCGCATTGATCGTATTTGTATTGATGCAAGGCCCCCGCCGTTTCGGTGAAATCGAAAGCTGTCTCTCCAATCTCAGCGGCAAGGTTCTTTCCGACCGCTTGAAAGAAATGGAGAACGAAGGCATCATTCAACGGACAGTGTATCCTGAAATGCCAGTGCGCATTGAATATTCGCTTACCCCGAAAGGAACAGCTCTTGCTCCTATTCTGGGGGAAATCGGAAACTGGTCTTCGGATTGGATTGAGCTCGGTGTGAAACAGTGA
- a CDS encoding methyl-accepting chemotaxis protein encodes MDMGIPGERHKQSVQTLSTSSNYSIFETDLIARRNLMMAYLILLISVLASIFLMVSEGMITGLIAVTLSVVVNVLLFGAVKIKIATRQIPYFIAVFSSFLVLYANLTQPELITILTFALLLLLYPTYGPLLVYSIVSFIQLNVFRIHPAVSDSPPYQWGDNLKLFIPLVVVFVLSILFRQLNMNVFRQTSESEAANARMETLLDQMRNSIQEMGAFKQKLQRNVITTGYITSELTMGFAEMTKGIESQAASVGDISEAISAAGTALQTVADNSSMMRELSNASARTVERGNEQVTLLSQSILEISAMIDNITSVMDELNEQNNSIGSIVETIQSIASETNRLAINTAKEAAGATDHGQSLDVITAQVSKLAEHSNQSAEEISGRLGNLRVKVMQMTNQIEQGKLMIESSESTVKQSEEVFRELSNIAVKVVKQAEEAAEKSMDVANSSSVIIGEVDSISAVTKESRAASREILASVEEQKTIVDQVVAGFERLDELIGALQVLSGIKQPA; translated from the coding sequence ATGGATATGGGAATTCCGGGGGAACGTCACAAACAATCAGTGCAGACATTAAGCACCTCATCCAATTATAGTATATTTGAGACCGATCTAATTGCCAGGCGGAATCTGATGATGGCCTACCTTATATTACTCATCTCTGTACTGGCCTCAATATTCCTCATGGTATCGGAAGGGATGATAACTGGACTTATCGCTGTCACGCTTAGTGTAGTTGTGAATGTACTCCTGTTCGGTGCAGTTAAGATAAAGATTGCCACCCGGCAGATTCCCTATTTCATTGCTGTCTTTTCATCCTTCCTGGTCCTGTATGCTAACCTAACGCAGCCGGAATTAATTACGATACTCACGTTTGCGCTGCTGCTTTTATTATATCCAACATATGGCCCGCTGCTGGTCTACAGTATAGTCAGCTTCATCCAATTAAATGTTTTCAGGATACATCCTGCTGTCTCCGATTCGCCTCCGTACCAATGGGGAGATAATCTAAAGCTGTTTATTCCGCTTGTGGTAGTATTTGTGCTCTCCATACTCTTCCGCCAGCTTAACATGAATGTATTCAGACAAACATCGGAATCTGAAGCGGCTAATGCAAGGATGGAGACACTGTTGGATCAAATGAGAAACTCGATTCAAGAGATGGGAGCTTTTAAACAGAAGCTGCAAAGAAATGTAATAACCACGGGGTACATTACAAGCGAACTGACAATGGGCTTTGCCGAGATGACCAAAGGGATTGAAAGCCAGGCAGCCAGCGTCGGAGATATCTCAGAAGCCATTAGCGCTGCAGGTACGGCCCTTCAAACAGTGGCGGATAATTCCAGCATGATGCGCGAGCTGTCGAATGCTTCTGCACGGACCGTTGAACGCGGCAATGAGCAGGTAACCTTGTTATCACAGAGCATACTGGAAATCAGTGCGATGATTGATAATATAACCTCTGTGATGGACGAGCTTAATGAACAAAATAACAGCATTGGCTCCATTGTTGAGACGATTCAATCGATTGCTTCCGAGACAAACCGGCTCGCAATCAATACTGCGAAGGAGGCAGCTGGCGCTACCGATCATGGACAGAGTTTGGATGTAATTACCGCCCAAGTAAGTAAGCTGGCAGAGCATTCTAATCAATCCGCAGAGGAAATATCCGGGCGTCTAGGCAATCTTAGAGTAAAAGTTATGCAGATGACAAACCAGATAGAGCAGGGTAAGCTTATGATTGAGTCCAGTGAATCTACGGTCAAGCAATCGGAGGAAGTCTTCCGTGAGCTGTCGAATATTGCTGTGAAGGTGGTTAAGCAGGCAGAGGAAGCAGCGGAGAAATCGATGGATGTGGCTAACTCTTCAAGTGTAATCATTGGCGAAGTCGACTCCATATCAGCGGTGACAAAGGAGTCCAGGGCTGCCTCGCGGGAAATACTTGCCAGTGTTGAAGAACAAAAGACGATTGTGGATCAGGTGGTTGCAGGATTTGAGCGTTTGGATGAACTGATTGGAGCATTACAGGTGCTTTCGGGGATAAAGCAGCCAGCTTAA
- a CDS encoding PTS sugar transporter subunit IIA, producing MFSKWRSKKEEQRTGHIIEIAAPISGQAVPLMEVPDETFAGGHMGKGLAIEPAEGKLLAPFDGKVAHIVKSGHALILEHASGLQLLLHIGIDTVSLKGSGFKSHVATGDTVRAGQILIEFDLEAIKSAGLSAISPVIVTSMEETPPEVECLYGQVTAGAGLILKVAAQ from the coding sequence ATGTTTTCCAAATGGAGATCCAAAAAAGAAGAGCAGCGTACTGGACATATAATCGAAATTGCAGCGCCTATCAGCGGGCAGGCTGTCCCGTTAATGGAAGTTCCCGATGAGACCTTTGCCGGAGGGCACATGGGTAAAGGACTCGCTATAGAGCCTGCGGAAGGCAAGCTATTGGCGCCTTTTGACGGTAAGGTTGCCCATATTGTCAAATCGGGTCATGCACTAATTCTTGAACACGCTTCCGGATTGCAGCTGCTGCTGCATATCGGGATCGATACGGTCAGCCTGAAGGGCAGCGGATTTAAGAGTCATGTGGCTACGGGAGACACAGTACGAGCCGGTCAGATTTTAATTGAGTTTGATCTTGAGGCTATAAAGTCTGCGGGGTTATCCGCAATCTCGCCGGTCATTGTAACGAGCATGGAGGAAACTCCGCCAGAGGTTGAATGCCTATACGGGCAGGTTACCGCAGGAGCGGGTCTCATTTTAAAAGTAGCTGCACAATAA
- a CDS encoding CHASE3 domain-containing protein, which produces MLNKQARSLNIRGKIALGYVVILVMLGLFLIIVSNRISELEKETVYLSDHDIKVHELTYQIEKNVLDMETGQRGYALTGNSTYLEPYNDGLSEWDVNYSKLKPLIADNPEQLHNLDNIKAGIEKWFSLAGQYVVNLKKNGRDAEVAAFFREDSGKTIIDSIRTQSDYFRDKERTLTSERIKSLKNGNHKLINTMYILWALVALLAYLITHLLSSSIVRPLQHVIQAINNIAGGGNMSERIKVRTVDEVYDLGEATNGLLDKIQQDQWSAEQLAAMSLILQETTDLSVMSQVFMNKLSKIFEIQYSAIYVLNHEEEVYKRMYAYAGSSDKDASFGADRIHPGEGLVGQSALDKSVKFIENLPEDYISINSGLGRTAPRFAVIAPVIFENKTLAVLEIASLTKWAPYHLKLLEELLKTMSVSLNSVITRSEIQSLYHDSQVMNEELQVQSEELQVQSEELQVQAEELQNHTNELLVLNRELEIQKSVAENAAVELDRYNKQLELSSRYKSEFLANMSHELRTPLNSMLILSQLLIENRSNTLSEEELGYVSVIHSSGSDLLAMINDILDYSKVEAGKMQVEMDAVNLTELPALLTGYFDKTAAKRNLEFSVQVEEDVPDLFFTDEMRMHQILRNLLSNAFKFTEHGFVQVKISCAENPFASQDYQQERMLAFAVIDSGIGISEANRELVFEAFRQADGTTARKYGGTGLGLSISLQLARLLGGHITLQSEEGKGSTFTLYLPYLQEETDIPLIPLGALSPVAAAVEQDAVLNDNIMFEKEHLKLHGRTVLIVDDDSRNIFALQNGLAPYDMNILTAQTGFECLQIVREQPEVDIVLLDIMMPNLDGYDTLSIIREELLLTELPIIAVSAKTMKEDREKCLAAGATDFMSKPVILQDVVTRMCRLIRPAEG; this is translated from the coding sequence TTGCTTAATAAACAGGCTAGGAGCTTGAATATTCGAGGCAAAATCGCGCTTGGCTATGTCGTAATTTTAGTAATGTTAGGCCTGTTTTTGATCATTGTTTCGAATCGGATCTCTGAGTTAGAGAAGGAAACAGTTTACCTGAGCGATCACGATATTAAGGTTCACGAGCTTACATATCAGATAGAAAAAAATGTACTGGATATGGAAACGGGACAAAGAGGGTATGCGCTCACCGGAAACAGCACTTATCTGGAGCCCTATAACGATGGTCTATCCGAGTGGGATGTGAATTACTCGAAACTGAAGCCCCTGATTGCAGATAATCCGGAGCAATTGCACAATCTGGACAATATCAAAGCGGGTATCGAAAAATGGTTTTCGCTGGCTGGCCAATATGTGGTCAACCTCAAGAAAAACGGCCGGGATGCAGAAGTCGCTGCGTTCTTTCGGGAAGATTCCGGCAAAACCATTATAGATTCAATCCGCACACAATCCGATTATTTCCGGGATAAAGAACGGACGCTTACCAGTGAACGCATTAAGAGTCTTAAGAACGGGAATCATAAGCTCATTAACACGATGTATATTTTGTGGGCTCTAGTAGCGCTGTTGGCCTACCTTATAACACATCTGCTCTCATCAAGCATCGTAAGGCCATTACAGCATGTGATTCAGGCCATTAACAATATTGCCGGCGGCGGTAACATGTCTGAACGGATTAAAGTAAGGACCGTAGATGAAGTTTATGATCTTGGTGAAGCGACTAACGGGCTGCTCGATAAGATTCAGCAGGATCAATGGAGTGCGGAACAGCTGGCTGCGATGTCTCTCATACTGCAGGAAACAACCGATCTTTCAGTAATGAGTCAAGTCTTTATGAATAAGCTTTCGAAAATTTTCGAGATCCAATATAGTGCTATCTATGTTCTGAATCATGAGGAAGAAGTATATAAGCGGATGTACGCCTATGCAGGCAGCAGCGATAAAGATGCCTCGTTCGGTGCTGATCGAATTCACCCGGGTGAAGGACTTGTCGGACAGAGTGCCCTTGATAAGTCAGTCAAGTTCATCGAGAATTTGCCGGAGGACTATATTAGTATCAATTCAGGACTCGGCAGAACCGCGCCGAGGTTTGCGGTGATTGCACCGGTCATTTTTGAGAACAAGACATTAGCCGTTCTGGAAATTGCATCACTCACGAAGTGGGCTCCATATCATTTGAAGCTTCTGGAAGAGCTCCTTAAGACCATGAGCGTCTCGTTAAATTCTGTGATCACCCGCAGCGAGATTCAATCACTCTATCATGATTCTCAGGTGATGAATGAGGAGCTTCAGGTACAATCTGAGGAATTGCAGGTGCAGTCTGAGGAATTGCAGGTTCAAGCAGAAGAACTGCAGAACCATACGAACGAACTGCTTGTTCTGAACAGAGAGCTTGAAATCCAGAAATCTGTAGCTGAGAATGCTGCTGTTGAACTGGATAGATATAACAAGCAGCTGGAACTAAGCTCGCGCTATAAAAGCGAATTTTTGGCTAACATGTCCCATGAACTGCGCACACCGCTTAATAGTATGCTGATTCTGTCCCAGCTGCTTATCGAGAACCGCAGTAACACATTAAGCGAAGAAGAACTGGGGTATGTATCTGTGATTCATTCCTCCGGGAGTGATTTACTCGCCATGATTAATGACATTCTTGATTATTCCAAAGTTGAAGCCGGCAAAATGCAGGTGGAGATGGACGCGGTTAATCTCACTGAACTTCCGGCGCTGCTCACAGGCTACTTTGACAAAACAGCAGCGAAACGGAACTTGGAATTTTCGGTCCAGGTTGAAGAGGATGTACCTGACTTATTCTTCACCGATGAGATGCGGATGCATCAGATTTTACGTAATTTGCTGTCCAATGCTTTTAAATTTACAGAGCATGGCTTTGTTCAAGTGAAGATAAGCTGTGCGGAGAATCCCTTCGCTTCGCAAGACTACCAGCAGGAACGGATGCTGGCTTTTGCGGTAATAGATAGTGGTATCGGTATTTCCGAAGCAAACCGTGAACTCGTTTTTGAAGCTTTCAGGCAGGCAGACGGAACAACCGCACGTAAATACGGAGGAACAGGACTTGGGCTGTCCATTTCACTTCAGCTGGCCAGGCTGCTGGGCGGACATATCACACTGCAAAGTGAAGAAGGGAAAGGGAGCACCTTTACACTTTACCTCCCTTATCTGCAAGAGGAGACGGATATCCCTCTAATTCCGCTGGGAGCATTGTCCCCGGTTGCAGCAGCGGTTGAGCAGGATGCAGTATTAAATGACAACATCATGTTCGAGAAGGAGCATCTCAAGCTGCATGGCCGGACGGTGCTGATCGTAGATGATGACTCACGTAATATTTTTGCTCTGCAGAACGGGCTTGCCCCCTATGATATGAACATTCTTACAGCACAGACCGGCTTTGAATGCCTGCAAATTGTCAGAGAGCAGCCTGAGGTGGATATTGTGCTGCTGGATATTATGATGCCGAACCTGGACGGTTATGACACACTCTCCATTATCCGTGAAGAGCTGCTGCTGACAGAGCTGCCGATTATAGCGGTGTCTGCCAAGACCATGAAGGAAGACCGGGAGAAATGTCTGGCTGCTGGAGCCACCGATTTCATGAGTAAACCGGTTATCTTGCAGGATGTTGTAACCCGGATGTGCAGATTAATCAGACCGGCGGAAGGATAG
- a CDS encoding GTP cyclohydrolase II, translating into MIKPDIISILQNKIKWITNDDNTNILVGPITLPVNLDGETVTYKWYSWIKATDADLLQGDSKEATELLISRLSSMKLADGQQSSVLVYGDFEYSDEALIRMHSICHTGDIFGSKRCDCGFQLRQSMKMIAQHGSGALFYLANHEGRGIGLFSKAMAYILQEEGYDTVEANLELGFADDSRDYTDAISVLQHLRSKPVTLITNNPKKMEALKAAGMNTGKRIPLWGDVSVFNEKYLRTKVTRSGHLEAVKSPEFFEGRVAK; encoded by the coding sequence ATGATCAAACCGGATATCATTTCTATATTGCAGAATAAAATCAAATGGATCACTAACGATGACAACACTAACATATTAGTTGGACCGATTACTTTGCCTGTTAATCTGGACGGAGAGACCGTCACTTATAAATGGTACAGCTGGATCAAAGCGACAGATGCTGACCTGCTTCAAGGGGACTCCAAGGAGGCTACTGAACTGCTTATTTCGCGGTTGTCGTCCATGAAGCTTGCGGACGGGCAGCAGTCGAGTGTCCTCGTCTATGGTGACTTTGAATATTCGGACGAAGCGCTCATCCGGATGCACAGCATTTGCCATACCGGCGATATTTTTGGCAGCAAACGCTGCGATTGCGGATTCCAGCTCCGCCAGTCCATGAAGATGATTGCCCAGCATGGCTCCGGGGCGCTGTTCTATCTGGCCAACCATGAAGGAAGAGGGATCGGCCTGTTCAGCAAAGCTATGGCCTATATTCTTCAAGAAGAAGGCTATGATACTGTGGAAGCTAATCTGGAGCTGGGTTTTGCCGATGATTCCAGAGACTATACGGATGCGATCAGCGTACTTCAGCATCTGCGCAGCAAACCTGTAACTCTGATCACCAACAATCCTAAGAAGATGGAAGCTCTGAAGGCTGCAGGGATGAACACCGGCAAGCGAATTCCGCTCTGGGGTGATGTCTCTGTCTTCAATGAAAAGTACCTGCGGACTAAAGTAACACGCTCCGGCCATCTGGAAGCTGTGAAGTCCCCGGAATTCTTTGAAGGCCGCGTCGCCAAATAA
- a CDS encoding PRD domain-containing protein encodes MSREIEQFQVLRVIGNNVVMVQGSKNGKEYVIIGKGIGFAVKDAGVIESNDHRIEKLFRLEDREEWSQYQILLEDIDPKVMRITDEIIGDITSQFPGKLNDKIYLALPSHIQFTIYRLRSGMDIINPFLQETKMTFPKEFEIASNAAEKISTEFKVQIPEDEIGFLTYHVYSAVSNVPVGQVVKASNIVNELLDLIRTERKITFAQGSMNHVRLMIHLRFSLERILQGSLIDNPFVKHIKKEFKAEYKLAQKLGKVMQSKLDVEVPEEELCFLAMHLHRLFQTLEKNK; translated from the coding sequence TTGTCGCGGGAAATCGAACAATTTCAAGTACTACGGGTGATCGGGAATAATGTGGTTATGGTTCAGGGAAGCAAGAACGGCAAGGAATATGTCATTATCGGCAAAGGCATCGGTTTTGCGGTGAAAGATGCCGGAGTGATTGAAAGCAATGATCACCGGATCGAAAAACTGTTCCGCCTGGAAGACCGGGAGGAATGGAGCCAGTATCAGATTTTGCTGGAGGACATTGATCCAAAAGTAATGAGAATTACGGATGAGATTATTGGGGATATCACCTCTCAGTTTCCCGGCAAGTTAAACGACAAGATCTATTTGGCGCTCCCGAGTCATATCCAATTTACCATCTACCGGTTGAGAAGCGGAATGGATATCATTAATCCATTTCTACAGGAAACCAAAATGACGTTTCCCAAAGAATTTGAGATCGCTTCCAATGCGGCAGAGAAGATCAGCACTGAATTCAAAGTGCAGATTCCTGAAGATGAGATAGGTTTTCTCACCTATCATGTCTATTCCGCGGTGAGCAATGTACCTGTGGGCCAGGTGGTGAAGGCTTCGAACATTGTTAACGAACTGCTTGATCTGATCCGGACAGAGCGTAAGATCACTTTTGCGCAAGGCAGTATGAACCATGTGCGGCTGATGATCCATCTGCGGTTTAGCCTGGAACGGATTTTGCAAGGATCGCTCATTGACAATCCGTTCGTGAAGCATATTAAAAAAGAATTTAAAGCGGAATATAAGCTGGCGCAAAAACTCGGAAAGGTCATGCAGAGCAAACTTGACGTGGAGGTTCCTGAAGAGGAATTATGCTTCCTGGCTATGCACTTGCACCGGCTATTCCAAACCTTAGAAAAAAATAAATAG
- a CDS encoding ABC transporter permease: MLGAYFDFIRIRFLTMLAYRINYYSGILIYTLNIGVNYFTWKAIYGGGESLGGFTGAQMTTYVAVSWMARAFYFNNLDREISTDIRDGSIAIQFIRPYNYVLVKMMQGLGEGLFRFMMLMIPGMIIAVLLFPVQLPTELSAWIGFLVMLFFSFLISSQINVITGLTAFFVENNEGVMRMKRVIVDLFSGLIVPITLFPGWLSSVLHVLPFQAITYLPGSVFTGRVQGVGIWNVLGVQVFWFLALIIPIVWLYHAARKRLFVQGG, translated from the coding sequence CTGCTTGGTGCTTACTTTGATTTTATCCGCATCCGCTTTCTGACTATGCTGGCTTACCGGATCAATTATTATTCTGGTATTCTGATTTATACCCTGAATATCGGGGTGAATTATTTCACCTGGAAGGCCATATATGGCGGCGGTGAATCTTTAGGCGGCTTTACAGGGGCACAAATGACAACTTATGTTGCTGTCTCCTGGATGGCGAGGGCCTTTTATTTCAACAATCTGGACCGTGAGATTTCTACGGATATCCGTGACGGCAGCATCGCGATCCAGTTCATCCGCCCCTATAATTACGTGCTGGTCAAAATGATGCAGGGACTCGGTGAAGGGCTGTTCCGGTTCATGATGCTGATGATTCCGGGGATGATTATAGCGGTACTACTGTTTCCTGTGCAGTTGCCTACGGAGCTTTCGGCCTGGATCGGTTTCCTGGTCATGCTCTTCTTCAGCTTCCTGATCAGCTCACAGATTAATGTAATCACAGGCCTGACTGCTTTTTTTGTCGAGAACAATGAAGGCGTAATGCGGATGAAGCGGGTAATCGTGGACCTGTTCTCCGGTCTGATTGTGCCGATCACCTTGTTTCCGGGCTGGCTGTCTTCTGTGCTTCACGTGTTGCCTTTTCAAGCCATTACTTACCTGCCGGGCTCCGTATTTACGGGCCGGGTACAAGGGGTAGGCATCTGGAATGTGCTCGGTGTCCAGGTCTTCTGGTTCCTGGCGCTGATCATTCCTATTGTCTGGCTATACCATGCGGCGCGTAAGCGGCTGTTCGTGCAGGGAGGTTGA
- the nagE gene encoding N-acetylglucosamine-specific PTS transporter subunit IIBC, whose amino-acid sequence MLAFLQKLGKSLMLPVATLPAAAILQGFGLIDYEKDFHLGSAVGGFLNQYVGPFLNAGAGAIFSNLALIFAIGVAIGFAGDAVAALSALIAYMVLNNVLKIVPLQFSFINDDVVLNMGVLGGIFAGAWAAFLYEKYHNVKMPDWLGFFAGKRFVPIITAASTMVLAVFIGMIWSPVQDVISDFGNWVVGLGAIGAFAFGTANRLLIPIGLHHVINTIAWFQIGDFTNAAGEVVHGDLTRFFAGDKTAGMFMTGFFPIMMFALPGAALAFIHTAKPDKRKLVASIFIGSAIASFLTGITEPLEFSFMFVAPLLYLVHAVLTGLAGLLMYVLEVKLGFGFSAGLLDYLLNMKQSTNAWMLIPVGLAFFVLYYVLFRFIIVKFNLKTPGREDDLDDTFEEVSVGGTSGASSSRAAKILENIGGPSNIRTIDACITRLRLNVNDEKAVKDAALKQLGASGVMRLGQGAVQIVFGPQSEQIKDDIKKLM is encoded by the coding sequence ATGTTGGCTTTTTTACAAAAGTTAGGCAAGTCCCTGATGCTTCCGGTAGCAACCTTGCCTGCGGCAGCTATTCTGCAAGGATTCGGATTAATTGACTACGAAAAGGACTTCCATTTGGGGAGTGCCGTTGGCGGATTTTTGAATCAGTATGTTGGACCTTTCCTAAATGCCGGCGCAGGTGCCATCTTCTCAAATTTGGCCTTAATCTTCGCGATTGGGGTAGCCATCGGATTTGCCGGTGATGCTGTTGCTGCCTTGTCAGCGCTGATTGCTTATATGGTGCTCAATAATGTACTGAAGATTGTTCCCTTACAATTTTCCTTCATTAATGACGATGTAGTGCTAAATATGGGCGTGCTTGGCGGGATCTTTGCCGGCGCGTGGGCAGCATTCCTTTACGAGAAATATCATAATGTAAAAATGCCTGACTGGCTCGGATTTTTTGCCGGCAAGCGATTCGTTCCAATTATTACCGCAGCTTCAACGATGGTCCTGGCCGTCTTTATCGGAATGATCTGGAGTCCGGTTCAGGACGTTATCAGTGATTTCGGAAACTGGGTAGTAGGCCTCGGGGCAATCGGCGCGTTCGCTTTCGGTACGGCCAACCGTTTGCTGATTCCAATCGGCCTGCACCATGTCATCAATACAATTGCCTGGTTCCAGATCGGTGACTTTACGAATGCTGCAGGAGAAGTGGTGCATGGTGACCTTACCCGGTTCTTCGCCGGAGACAAAACTGCAGGGATGTTCATGACAGGCTTCTTCCCGATTATGATGTTCGCATTGCCTGGTGCAGCCCTGGCATTCATCCATACCGCCAAGCCTGATAAACGTAAGCTGGTTGCATCTATCTTCATCGGCTCGGCGATCGCTTCCTTCCTGACAGGGATAACCGAACCGCTGGAATTCTCCTTCATGTTCGTGGCGCCGCTGCTCTATCTGGTGCATGCCGTTCTCACAGGTCTGGCAGGTTTGCTGATGTACGTGCTTGAGGTCAAACTCGGTTTTGGGTTCTCAGCCGGTCTGTTGGACTACCTTCTGAATATGAAGCAGTCTACCAATGCGTGGATGCTTATCCCGGTCGGTCTTGCTTTCTTCGTCCTCTATTATGTGTTGTTCCGCTTCATTATTGTGAAGTTCAACCTGAAGACACCAGGACGCGAAGATGATCTGGACGATACATTTGAAGAAGTTAGCGTTGGGGGAACAAGCGGAGCCTCGTCATCAAGAGCCGCAAAGATACTGGAGAATATCGGCGGGCCCTCCAACATCCGCACCATTGATGCCTGTATTACACGACTGCGGCTGAACGTGAACGATGAAAAAGCAGTCAAGGATGCCGCGTTGAAGCAGCTAGGCGCATCCGGGGTGATGAGACTGGGGCAAGGTGCAGTGCAAATTGTCTTTGGACCCCAATCCGAACAGATCAAGGATGATATTAAGAAATTAATGTAA
- a CDS encoding ABC transporter ATP-binding protein, with product MNAIEVQDLRKTFKVQKNREGLKGAFADLFKRQYSEVTAVKDISFTIPQGEICGYIGENGAGKSTTIKMLSGILVPSSGSVSVGGFVPYEEREKFVQNIGVVFGQRSQLWWDIGVIESFQLLRKVYRVSEQDFKKRLDELVERLELQELLNRPVRKLSLGQRMRCELVAALLHNPSIIFLDEPTIGLDIVVKSEIRDFLKDMNREHGTTILLTTHDLQDIEALCSRVIMLDDGRIIYDGGLEELKQRWGTGREVQFQFGTATKLAQLVQWTDGMPVSWSAENELGAKVWIPLELNVSDVLARVVGQADITDIKIIETNTDEIVRSIYQSGSAEKPEEMIAGLQDEKEATHV from the coding sequence ATGAACGCAATTGAAGTGCAGGACTTGCGCAAAACCTTCAAAGTCCAAAAAAACCGCGAGGGCCTCAAAGGGGCCTTCGCTGATTTGTTTAAACGGCAATATTCTGAAGTTACAGCTGTGAAGGATATTTCTTTTACTATTCCCCAAGGGGAAATCTGCGGCTATATCGGCGAGAATGGAGCAGGCAAATCAACGACGATCAAAATGCTCTCGGGAATTTTGGTTCCTTCCTCAGGCAGTGTGTCTGTGGGCGGCTTTGTTCCTTATGAGGAACGCGAGAAATTCGTGCAGAATATCGGTGTTGTGTTTGGCCAGCGCAGCCAGCTCTGGTGGGATATCGGTGTTATTGAATCTTTTCAGCTGCTGCGTAAAGTGTACCGGGTATCCGAGCAGGATTTCAAAAAAAGGCTGGACGAGCTGGTCGAGCGGCTGGAGCTGCAGGAGCTGCTTAACCGTCCGGTCCGCAAGCTAAGTCTTGGCCAGCGGATGCGCTGTGAGCTTGTGGCTGCGCTCCTGCATAATCCGTCGATTATATTCCTGGACGAGCCGACCATTGGACTTGATATCGTCGTGAAGTCAGAGATCCGCGATTTTCTTAAAGACATGAACCGTGAGCATGGCACTACCATTCTGCTGACAACCCATGATCTGCAGGATATCGAAGCCCTGTGTTCACGGGTAATTATGCTGGATGACGGACGAATTATCTATGATGGCGGGCTTGAGGAGCTGAAGCAGCGCTGGGGAACCGGACGCGAGGTGCAGTTCCAGTTTGGGACAGCGACTAAGCTTGCGCAGCTGGTGCAGTGGACGGACGGGATGCCCGTGTCCTGGTCGGCTGAGAATGAGCTGGGAGCCAAGGTATGGATTCCGCTGGAGCTGAACGTATCCGATGTGCTGGCCCGGGTTGTCGGTCAAGCCGACATAACCGACATCAAAATTATCGAAACGAATACGGATGAGATTGTACGCAGCATTTATCAGTCCGGATCTGCCGAGAAGCCGGAAGAGATGATCGCGGGCCTGCAGGATGAGAAAGAGGCCACTCATGTCTAA